One part of the Kryptolebias marmoratus isolate JLee-2015 linkage group LG13, ASM164957v2, whole genome shotgun sequence genome encodes these proteins:
- the drd1b gene encoding dopamine receptor D1b: MDSNFSTVRDGKQLTPERDSSKRVLTGCFLSLLIFTTLLGNTLVCVAVTKFRHLRSKVTNLFVISLAISDLLVAILVMPWKAATEIVGFWPFGAFCNVWVAFDIMCSTASILNLCVISVDRYWAISSPFRYERKMTPKVACLMISVAWTLSVLISFIPVQLNWHKAETTSYSELNGTSELPPDDNCDSSLNRTYAISSSLISFYIPVAIMLVTYTRIYRIAQKQIRRISALERAAESAKNRHSSMGNSSNMDSESSFKMSFKRETKVLKTLSVIMGVFVCCWLPFFILNCMVPFCEVNLPDGSTEFPCISSTTFDVFVWFGWANSSLNPIIYAFNADFRKAFSILLGCHRLCPGSNGIEIVSINNNMGAPTSNPNSQYQPKSHIPKEGNNSGGYVIPHSILCQEEELQKKDGCGGGVMEPGMGNNTLEKPSPAISGNLDSDTEVTLEKINPITQNGQHKTVSC, translated from the coding sequence ATGGATTCAAATTTCTCAACCGTACGAGATGGCAAGCAGCTCACGCCAGAGAGAGACTCGTCCAAACGCGTTCTAACAGGATGCTTTCTCTCCCTGCTCATCTTCACCACGCTGTTAGGCAACACCCTTGTGTGTGTCGCCGTCACCAAGTTCCGACACCTGAGGTCGAAGGTCACGAACCTATTCGTCATCTCATTGGCTATCTCCGACCTTCTGGTAGCTATTTTGGTAATGCCATGGAAGGCAGCCACAGAGATTGTTGGGTTTTGGCCATTCGGAGCGTTCTGCAATGTCTGGGTTGCATTTGACATCATGTGTTCCACTGCCTCCATCTTGAACCTATGTGTCATCAGTGTCGATCGTTACTGGGCCATCTCCAGCCCATTCCGTTATGAACGAAAGATGACCCCAAAAGTGGCGTGTCTGATGATCAGTGTAGCAtggaccctctctgtacttatCTCCTTCATCCCTGTTCAGCTTAACTGGCATAAAGCTGAAACCACCAGCTACTCAGAACTCAACGGGACCAGCGAACTGCCCCCTGACGACAACTGTGACTCCAGCCTTAACAGAACCTATgccatctcctcctccctcatCAGTTTCTACATCCCTGTGGCGATTATGCTCGTCACCTACACCCGGATCTACCGCATCGCCCAAAAACAAATCCGGAGAATATCTGCCCTGGAGCGAGCAGCAGAGAGTGCCAAAAACCGCCACAGCAGCATGGGGAATAGTTCGAACATGGACAGTgagagctcatttaaaatgtcgTTCAAGCGAGAAACCAAAGTCTTAAAGACACTCTCGGTCATcatgggtgtgtttgtgtgctgctgGTTGCCCTTCTTCATCCTGAATTGCATGGTTCCATTCTGTGAAGTCAACCTGCCAGACGGGTCCACAGAATTCCCTTGCATTAGCTCCACCACTTTCGACGTGTTTGTGTGGTTTGGCTGGGCAAACTCCTCCCTCAACCCCATCATTTACGCCTTCAACGCAGACTTCCGCAAGGCCTTCTCCATCCTCCTGGGCTGCCACCGGCTCTGCCCGGGGAGCAACGGCATTGAGATCGTCAGTATTAACAACAACATGGGCGCCCCTACCTCCAACCCCAACTCTCAGTATCAGCCCAAGAGTCACATCCCGAAGGAGGGGAACAACTCGGGAGGTTATGTGATTCCCCACAGCATCCTGTGTCAAGAGGAGGAGTTACAGAAGAAAGATGGATGCGGAGGAGGGGTGATGGAGCCTGGAATGGGGAACAACACTCTAGAGAAACCCTCCCCAGCCATCTCTGGGAATTTAGACAGCGACACAGAGGTCACTCTGGAAAAGATTAATCCCATAACTCAGAATGGGCAGCATAAAACTGTGTCATGTTAA